One genomic segment of Streptomyces sp. NBC_00239 includes these proteins:
- a CDS encoding DUF6153 family protein, translating to MDVQVKRAMKPFGLRSYLLLVLAVLAGLVAMHGLGPGASVPAEAHAAASAHHASAAGHDEAIASDAPCHDGCVHAGDPVDGGRGGHAEHADATCAATGTAGAPALPAPAVLLGSTDSEAVLARGIVPDATACGRAPPSLSELQLLRI from the coding sequence ATGGACGTCCAGGTGAAGCGAGCGATGAAGCCCTTCGGGCTGCGCTCGTACCTGCTCCTCGTCCTCGCCGTACTCGCGGGGCTGGTGGCCATGCATGGCCTGGGGCCGGGCGCGTCCGTCCCGGCGGAAGCCCACGCGGCGGCCAGTGCCCACCACGCGTCGGCCGCAGGCCACGACGAGGCGATCGCCTCCGATGCCCCGTGCCACGACGGCTGCGTTCACGCCGGTGATCCGGTCGACGGTGGACGCGGCGGGCATGCCGAACACGCCGATGCAACGTGCGCGGCCACCGGCACGGCCGGCGCACCGGCCCTGCCCGCGCCCGCCGTCCTGCTCGGCAGTACCGACTCCGAGGCGGTCCTCGCGCGCGGGATCGTCCCCGACGCCACCGCCTGCGGGCGGGCGCCACCGTCACTGAGCGAACTGCAACTCCTGCGCATATAG
- a CDS encoding DUF305 domain-containing protein — MITKRSLIRRATAVAAAATAALVLAACGGNGDDNGAAHNGHNAASPSASAPAQQGDHNAADVAFAQGMIPHHRQAIEMADLAATRAESAEVKKLAGEIKKAQDPEIKTLSGWLTSWGEQVPAEGGGHGGHDMSGMMSAEEMKQLDSSSGKSFDTAFLTMMVKHHEGAVAMAKTEQSDGKYQPAKDMAGAIITSQSAEIAQMNTLLGKS, encoded by the coding sequence ATGATCACCAAGCGTTCCCTGATCCGCCGCGCCACCGCAGTGGCCGCGGCCGCCACCGCCGCCCTCGTCCTTGCCGCCTGCGGCGGCAACGGCGACGACAACGGCGCGGCGCACAACGGCCACAACGCCGCCTCGCCGTCCGCCTCCGCGCCGGCGCAGCAGGGCGACCACAACGCGGCGGACGTCGCGTTCGCCCAGGGGATGATCCCCCACCACCGTCAGGCCATCGAGATGGCCGATCTCGCCGCGACCCGCGCCGAGTCCGCCGAGGTGAAGAAGCTCGCCGGCGAGATCAAGAAGGCCCAGGACCCGGAGATCAAGACCCTCTCCGGCTGGCTGACCTCTTGGGGCGAGCAGGTCCCGGCCGAGGGCGGGGGCCACGGCGGGCACGACATGTCCGGGATGATGTCGGCCGAGGAGATGAAGCAGCTGGACTCCTCCTCCGGCAAGTCGTTCGACACCGCCTTCCTGACAATGATGGTCAAGCACCACGAGGGCGCTGTCGCCATGGCCAAGACCGAACAGTCCGACGGGAAGTACCAGCCCGCCAAGGACATGGCCGGAGCGATCATCACCTCCCAGAGCGCGGAGATCGCCCAGATGAACACCCTTCTCGGCAAGAGCTGA
- a CDS encoding F510_1955 family glycosylhydrolase produces MTIRFRIPALAAGAAAGALLLTACSATDPQPAATQAGAPDPGTGHLHGLGVDPADGSLYAAGHLGVFRLGPTGAVRIADRYQDTMGFTVTGPRTFLGSGHPSPTDPTATSPHLGLIRSTDAGQTWTTVSAGGEADFHSLLQAGENVYGLDSQTSQIWASKDAGATWERRAKIPSGDLAAHPGAPQEVWAATRDGLLHSTDGGATFEPVPGAPALAAVERPAPDQLIALAADGKVLAGGDGTSWTERGRLPQGAQPAVLTAASPTHLLAADTNDAVYESKDGGRTWTVVHRPGQTNTGH; encoded by the coding sequence ATGACCATCCGTTTCCGCATACCCGCCCTCGCGGCCGGCGCGGCGGCCGGCGCCCTGCTGCTGACCGCCTGCTCGGCCACCGACCCCCAGCCCGCCGCGACCCAGGCCGGCGCCCCCGACCCCGGAACGGGGCACCTCCACGGTCTCGGCGTGGACCCCGCCGACGGCAGCCTCTACGCGGCCGGGCACCTCGGCGTCTTCCGACTCGGCCCCACCGGCGCCGTACGGATCGCCGACCGCTACCAGGACACGATGGGCTTCACCGTCACCGGCCCACGCACCTTCCTCGGCAGTGGCCACCCCTCACCCACCGACCCGACGGCGACCTCACCGCATCTGGGCCTGATCCGCAGCACCGATGCCGGACAGACCTGGACCACCGTCTCCGCCGGAGGCGAGGCAGACTTCCACTCGCTCCTGCAGGCCGGTGAAAACGTCTACGGCCTCGACAGCCAGACCTCGCAGATCTGGGCCAGCAAGGACGCCGGCGCCACCTGGGAGCGGCGCGCGAAGATCCCGAGCGGCGATCTCGCCGCCCACCCGGGGGCGCCGCAGGAGGTGTGGGCGGCCACCCGCGACGGGCTGCTGCACAGCACCGACGGCGGCGCGACCTTCGAGCCGGTCCCCGGCGCACCAGCCCTGGCCGCGGTGGAGCGGCCCGCCCCCGACCAGCTGATCGCCCTCGCCGCCGACGGCAAGGTCCTGGCCGGCGGCGACGGCACGTCCTGGACCGAACGCGGTCGCCTCCCCCAGGGCGCGCAGCCCGCCGTACTGACCGCGGCAAGCCCCACTCACCTGCTGGCCGCCGACACCAACGACGCTGTCTACGAGTCCAAGGACGGCGGCCGGACATGGACCGTCGTGCACCGGCCGGGCCAGACGAACACAGGGCACTGA